A portion of the Trichomycterus rosablanca isolate fTriRos1 chromosome 17, fTriRos1.hap1, whole genome shotgun sequence genome contains these proteins:
- the arhgef18b gene encoding rho guanine nucleotide exchange factor 18 isoform X2, which yields MTVPPRGPGGQQNALSSNHTPSTTSSSSSFTAEMDEVDSFRLKRHSEDAISIAPSTTESSIVEDAYYASVRAELDSMAQDLEVESWSLAVDQPFLKKHSKETIKRQDVIYELIQTEMHHVRTLKIMLRVYVHGLREALQLDERSLDCLFPCLESLLDLHSRFLSRLRERRQETLEPGGERNYVIHRVADILTEQFSGEHGDWMKECYGAFCSRHSEAVTYYKEQLQSNKKFQNLIRKINTLSIVRRLGVPECILLVTQRITKYPVLVERLLQYTEAGTEEHEELDAALNLIKGVIVQVDARVDLCQRETRLKEIVSKMEPKPFSKIKDGHIFRKEDVLQGRRRLLHEGTVNWKAASGRLKDILAVLLTDVLLLLQEKDQRYVFSAVDGKPSVISLQKLIVREVAHEEKAMFLICASSNEPEMYEIHTSSKDERNTWITLIRQAVDSCPLTAEEIFSEEKDARLQRYREIQDCLTVKDTQITRALTEKQQLYAELAECAGGLEDSGARRRLLLRGDVLDLQQGEQLLKGAITEVENLQNLLFSGVKVPPLLDAQSSIVLPRRAGTFGGFDSTFSVLQKNGSVKKHSNGAGKSRDRSQRASSDPQLKEVCASQSLNESLLSISQEDAPSPTWNLTWSSSRFPQAEVYDRVLVLSQSLYSLQAIVSQQDSMIELQRASLGSAERQRGTDVLLEQEKQRNLEKQREEMARFQRIQAQQQQEQERWERERLKQRRQNEAEQTRLQERGDECRRLEERLAQERQELENQRQKYQQDLERLRESTRAVEKERERLEQQRKMKKRNTAPIRSTVYAQESASLSLSSSFNGEVMGGDSSLQSRPLVRSSLSVSPADYPERTAMPAKTEVPIHLVSTTNQLHKQGGVQQQIPTKLAMLKSKDKSGKGKSSHRTDSSASVDMKQIPVLKLTARDSESSLKVRSSVCPHQQPPAPPPQSTDSSSVTDRYTPDPLRAQNQSATPTYAASDDKEKEDVIFF from the exons ATGACGGTCCCGCCCAGAGGACCCGGCGGCCAGCAAAACGCGCTCAGCTCGAACCACACGCCCAGCACCACCAGCAGCTCCAG CTCCTTCACGGCAGAGATGGACGAAGTGGATTCATTCAGGCTAAAACGCCACTCTGAGGATGCCATCTCCATCGCCCCATCTACTACAGAGTCCAGCATAGTGGAAG ATGCGTACTACGCCAGCGTTCGAGCAGAGCTGGACTCCATGGCGCAGGACTTAGAGGTGGAGTCGTGGAGTTTGGCCGTGGATCAGCCGTTCCTAAAGAAACATTCCAAAGAGACGATCAAGAGGCAGGATGTTATATACG AACTGATCCAGACGGAGATGCACCACGTGCGAACGCTGAAGATAATGCTGCGCGTCTACGTTCACGGCCTGCGGGAGGCGCTGCAGCTGGACGAGCGCAGCCTGGACTGTTTGTTTCCGTGCCTGGAAAGCTTGCTGGATCTGCACAGCCGTTTCCTGTCCCGCCTCCGGGAACGCCGACAGGAGACGCTGGAACCGGGCGGCGAGCGCAACTACGTCATCCACAGAGTGGCCGACATCCTCACCGAACAG TTCTCAGGTGAGCACGGGGACTGGATGAAGGAATGCTACGGTGCGTTCTGCAGTCGGCACAGCGAAGCCGTCACCTACTACAAAGAGCAGCTGCAGAGCAACAAGAAGTTTCAGAACCTCATCAGG AAAATCAACACTCTGTCGATAGTGCGGCGGCTGGGCGTTCCCGAATGCATCCTCCTCGTGACCCAGCGCATCACGAAGTACCCCGTCCTGGTGGAGCGCCTGCTTCAGTACACAGAAG CCGGCACCGAGGAGCACGAGGAACTGGACGCGGCGCTCAACCTGATCAAGGGCGTGATCGTGCAGGTGGACGCCCGGGTCGACCTCTGCCAGAGAGAGACGCGCCTCAAAGAGATCGTCTCCAAGATGGAGCCCAAACCGTTCAGCAAGATCAAAGACGGTCACATATTCAGGAAGGAGGACGTGCTGCAGGGCAGGCGGAGGCTCCTGCACGAGGGCACCGTGAACTGGAAGGCTGCTTCCGGAAGGCTCAAGG ATATCCTCGCTGTACTGCTGACCGATGTGCTGTTGTTGCTACAAGAGAAGGATCAGAGATACGTTTTCTCAGCTGTG GACGGGAAGCCGTCGGTGATCTCCCTGCAGAAGCTGATCGTCAGGGAGGTGGCACACGAGGAGAAGGCCATGTTCCTCATCTGCGCCTCCTCCAACGAGCCCGAGATGTACGAGATACACACGTCGTCTAAAGACGAGCGCAACACCTGGATCACCCTCATCCGCCAGGCGGTCGACAG TTGTCCTCTTACAGCGGAGGAAATCTTCAGTGAGGAGAAGGACGCCAGACTGCAGCGCTACAGAGAAATTCAAG ATTGTCTGACTGTGAAGGACACTCAGATCACTCGGGCTCTAACAGAGAAGCAGCAGTTATACGCCGAGCTGGCCGAGTGTGCAGGAGGTCTGGAGGACTCAGGAGCTCGGCGTAGACTTCTGCTGAGAGGAGACGTCCTGGACCTCCAGCAGGGGGAGCAACTGCTCAAGGGAGCCATAACAGAGG TGGAGAATCTGCAGAACCTGCTTTTCTCGGGCGTGAAAGTTCCTCCACTGTTGGATGCCCAGAGCTCAATTGTGCTACCCAGGAGAGCGGGCACCTTCGGGGGCTTCGACAGTACCTTCAGCGTCCTGCAGAAGA ACGGCAGCGTGAAGAAGCACTCGAACGGAGCGGGGAAGTCCAGAGACAGGAGCCAGCGCGCCAGCTCAGATCCTCAGCTCAAAGAAGTCTGTGCCAGTCAGAGCCTCAACGAGTCG TTACTCTCCATCTCTCAGGAAGACGCGCCCTCACCGACCTGGAATCTGACCTGGTCCAGCTCCAGGTTCCCCCAAGCAGAG GTGTATGATCGAGTGCTGGTGCTCTCACAGAGTCTGTACAGTCTGCAG GCCATCGTCTCTCAGCAGGACAGCATGATCGAGCTGCAGCGGGCCTCCCTGGGTTCGGCGGAGCGTCAGCGGGGCACGGACGTGCTCCTGGAGCAGGAGAAGCAGCGGAACCTGGAGAAGCAGCGTGAGGAGATGGCTCGGTTCCAGCGCATCCAGgcgcagcagcagcaggagcaGGAGCGCTGGGAGCGCGAGCGTCTGAAGCAGCGCAGGCAGAACGAGGCCGAGCAGACCAGGCTGCAGGAGCGGGGGGACGAGTGCAGGAGGCTGGAGGAGAGGCTGGCCCAGGAGAGGCAGGAGCTGGAGAACCAGAGACAGAAGTACCAGCAGGACCTGGAGAGGCTGAGGGAGTCCACGCGGGCCGTGGAGAAGGAGCGGGAACGTCTCGAGCAGCAGAGGAAGATGAAGAAACGCAACACGGCGCCAATCAGGAGTACGGTGTACGCCCAGGAGTCAGCATCG CTTTCCCTGTCGTCCAGTTTTAACGGCGAGGTGATGGGAGGCGATTCGTCCCTCCAGTCCCGCCCCCTGGTCCGCTCCAGCCTCTCCGTGTCTCCCGCCGACTACCCCGAAAGGACGGCCATGCCGGCGAAAACCGAGGTGCCCATCCACCTGGTGAGCACCACCAACCAGCTGCACAAGCAGGGCGGAGTTCAGCAGCAGATCCCCACCAAACTGGCCATGCTGAAGAGCAAAGACAAGAGCGGCAAAGGGAAGAGCTCGCACCGCACGGACAGCTCGG CTTCTGTAGATATGAAGCAGATTCCGGTTCTGAAACTGACCGCCCGGGACTCCGAGAGCTCGCTGAAGGTCCGGAGCTCCGTCTGTCCCCATCAGCAGCCCCCGGCTCCACCACCTCAGAGCACAG attcCTCCAGTGTGACGGACAGATACACCCCTGACCCTCTGAGAGCGCAGAACCAGAGCGCCACGCCCACGTACGCCGCCAGCGACGACAAAGAGAAGGAGGACGTCATTTTCTTCTGA
- the arhgef18b gene encoding rho guanine nucleotide exchange factor 18 isoform X1: MGLQIQRKHKARKKVTSVSLGFLLHCHRISWHLLDSSSRFHASRFSAASREPCLSSDGSLRPVSGMTVPPRGPGGQQNALSSNHTPSTTSSSSSFTAEMDEVDSFRLKRHSEDAISIAPSTTESSIVEDAYYASVRAELDSMAQDLEVESWSLAVDQPFLKKHSKETIKRQDVIYELIQTEMHHVRTLKIMLRVYVHGLREALQLDERSLDCLFPCLESLLDLHSRFLSRLRERRQETLEPGGERNYVIHRVADILTEQFSGEHGDWMKECYGAFCSRHSEAVTYYKEQLQSNKKFQNLIRKINTLSIVRRLGVPECILLVTQRITKYPVLVERLLQYTEAGTEEHEELDAALNLIKGVIVQVDARVDLCQRETRLKEIVSKMEPKPFSKIKDGHIFRKEDVLQGRRRLLHEGTVNWKAASGRLKDILAVLLTDVLLLLQEKDQRYVFSAVDGKPSVISLQKLIVREVAHEEKAMFLICASSNEPEMYEIHTSSKDERNTWITLIRQAVDSCPLTAEEIFSEEKDARLQRYREIQDCLTVKDTQITRALTEKQQLYAELAECAGGLEDSGARRRLLLRGDVLDLQQGEQLLKGAITEVENLQNLLFSGVKVPPLLDAQSSIVLPRRAGTFGGFDSTFSVLQKNGSVKKHSNGAGKSRDRSQRASSDPQLKEVCASQSLNESLLSISQEDAPSPTWNLTWSSSRFPQAEVYDRVLVLSQSLYSLQAIVSQQDSMIELQRASLGSAERQRGTDVLLEQEKQRNLEKQREEMARFQRIQAQQQQEQERWERERLKQRRQNEAEQTRLQERGDECRRLEERLAQERQELENQRQKYQQDLERLRESTRAVEKERERLEQQRKMKKRNTAPIRSTVYAQESASLSLSSSFNGEVMGGDSSLQSRPLVRSSLSVSPADYPERTAMPAKTEVPIHLVSTTNQLHKQGGVQQQIPTKLAMLKSKDKSGKGKSSHRTDSSASVDMKQIPVLKLTARDSESSLKVRSSVCPHQQPPAPPPQSTDSSSVTDRYTPDPLRAQNQSATPTYAASDDKEKEDVIFF, from the exons ATGGGACTGCAGATTCAGAGGAAGCACAAGGCTCGGAAAAAGGTCACGTCAGTCTCTTTGGGTTTCCTGCTCCACTGCCACCGGATAAGCTGGCATCTCCTGGACTCGTCCTCACGCTTTCACGCGTCTCGTTTCTCCGCAGCCTCCAGGGAGCCGTGCCTCTCCTCCGATGGATCCCTTCGCCCCGTTTCAGGCATGACGGTCCCGCCCAGAGGACCCGGCGGCCAGCAAAACGCGCTCAGCTCGAACCACACGCCCAGCACCACCAGCAGCTCCAG CTCCTTCACGGCAGAGATGGACGAAGTGGATTCATTCAGGCTAAAACGCCACTCTGAGGATGCCATCTCCATCGCCCCATCTACTACAGAGTCCAGCATAGTGGAAG ATGCGTACTACGCCAGCGTTCGAGCAGAGCTGGACTCCATGGCGCAGGACTTAGAGGTGGAGTCGTGGAGTTTGGCCGTGGATCAGCCGTTCCTAAAGAAACATTCCAAAGAGACGATCAAGAGGCAGGATGTTATATACG AACTGATCCAGACGGAGATGCACCACGTGCGAACGCTGAAGATAATGCTGCGCGTCTACGTTCACGGCCTGCGGGAGGCGCTGCAGCTGGACGAGCGCAGCCTGGACTGTTTGTTTCCGTGCCTGGAAAGCTTGCTGGATCTGCACAGCCGTTTCCTGTCCCGCCTCCGGGAACGCCGACAGGAGACGCTGGAACCGGGCGGCGAGCGCAACTACGTCATCCACAGAGTGGCCGACATCCTCACCGAACAG TTCTCAGGTGAGCACGGGGACTGGATGAAGGAATGCTACGGTGCGTTCTGCAGTCGGCACAGCGAAGCCGTCACCTACTACAAAGAGCAGCTGCAGAGCAACAAGAAGTTTCAGAACCTCATCAGG AAAATCAACACTCTGTCGATAGTGCGGCGGCTGGGCGTTCCCGAATGCATCCTCCTCGTGACCCAGCGCATCACGAAGTACCCCGTCCTGGTGGAGCGCCTGCTTCAGTACACAGAAG CCGGCACCGAGGAGCACGAGGAACTGGACGCGGCGCTCAACCTGATCAAGGGCGTGATCGTGCAGGTGGACGCCCGGGTCGACCTCTGCCAGAGAGAGACGCGCCTCAAAGAGATCGTCTCCAAGATGGAGCCCAAACCGTTCAGCAAGATCAAAGACGGTCACATATTCAGGAAGGAGGACGTGCTGCAGGGCAGGCGGAGGCTCCTGCACGAGGGCACCGTGAACTGGAAGGCTGCTTCCGGAAGGCTCAAGG ATATCCTCGCTGTACTGCTGACCGATGTGCTGTTGTTGCTACAAGAGAAGGATCAGAGATACGTTTTCTCAGCTGTG GACGGGAAGCCGTCGGTGATCTCCCTGCAGAAGCTGATCGTCAGGGAGGTGGCACACGAGGAGAAGGCCATGTTCCTCATCTGCGCCTCCTCCAACGAGCCCGAGATGTACGAGATACACACGTCGTCTAAAGACGAGCGCAACACCTGGATCACCCTCATCCGCCAGGCGGTCGACAG TTGTCCTCTTACAGCGGAGGAAATCTTCAGTGAGGAGAAGGACGCCAGACTGCAGCGCTACAGAGAAATTCAAG ATTGTCTGACTGTGAAGGACACTCAGATCACTCGGGCTCTAACAGAGAAGCAGCAGTTATACGCCGAGCTGGCCGAGTGTGCAGGAGGTCTGGAGGACTCAGGAGCTCGGCGTAGACTTCTGCTGAGAGGAGACGTCCTGGACCTCCAGCAGGGGGAGCAACTGCTCAAGGGAGCCATAACAGAGG TGGAGAATCTGCAGAACCTGCTTTTCTCGGGCGTGAAAGTTCCTCCACTGTTGGATGCCCAGAGCTCAATTGTGCTACCCAGGAGAGCGGGCACCTTCGGGGGCTTCGACAGTACCTTCAGCGTCCTGCAGAAGA ACGGCAGCGTGAAGAAGCACTCGAACGGAGCGGGGAAGTCCAGAGACAGGAGCCAGCGCGCCAGCTCAGATCCTCAGCTCAAAGAAGTCTGTGCCAGTCAGAGCCTCAACGAGTCG TTACTCTCCATCTCTCAGGAAGACGCGCCCTCACCGACCTGGAATCTGACCTGGTCCAGCTCCAGGTTCCCCCAAGCAGAG GTGTATGATCGAGTGCTGGTGCTCTCACAGAGTCTGTACAGTCTGCAG GCCATCGTCTCTCAGCAGGACAGCATGATCGAGCTGCAGCGGGCCTCCCTGGGTTCGGCGGAGCGTCAGCGGGGCACGGACGTGCTCCTGGAGCAGGAGAAGCAGCGGAACCTGGAGAAGCAGCGTGAGGAGATGGCTCGGTTCCAGCGCATCCAGgcgcagcagcagcaggagcaGGAGCGCTGGGAGCGCGAGCGTCTGAAGCAGCGCAGGCAGAACGAGGCCGAGCAGACCAGGCTGCAGGAGCGGGGGGACGAGTGCAGGAGGCTGGAGGAGAGGCTGGCCCAGGAGAGGCAGGAGCTGGAGAACCAGAGACAGAAGTACCAGCAGGACCTGGAGAGGCTGAGGGAGTCCACGCGGGCCGTGGAGAAGGAGCGGGAACGTCTCGAGCAGCAGAGGAAGATGAAGAAACGCAACACGGCGCCAATCAGGAGTACGGTGTACGCCCAGGAGTCAGCATCG CTTTCCCTGTCGTCCAGTTTTAACGGCGAGGTGATGGGAGGCGATTCGTCCCTCCAGTCCCGCCCCCTGGTCCGCTCCAGCCTCTCCGTGTCTCCCGCCGACTACCCCGAAAGGACGGCCATGCCGGCGAAAACCGAGGTGCCCATCCACCTGGTGAGCACCACCAACCAGCTGCACAAGCAGGGCGGAGTTCAGCAGCAGATCCCCACCAAACTGGCCATGCTGAAGAGCAAAGACAAGAGCGGCAAAGGGAAGAGCTCGCACCGCACGGACAGCTCGG CTTCTGTAGATATGAAGCAGATTCCGGTTCTGAAACTGACCGCCCGGGACTCCGAGAGCTCGCTGAAGGTCCGGAGCTCCGTCTGTCCCCATCAGCAGCCCCCGGCTCCACCACCTCAGAGCACAG attcCTCCAGTGTGACGGACAGATACACCCCTGACCCTCTGAGAGCGCAGAACCAGAGCGCCACGCCCACGTACGCCGCCAGCGACGACAAAGAGAAGGAGGACGTCATTTTCTTCTGA
- the arhgef18b gene encoding rho guanine nucleotide exchange factor 18 isoform X3 — MGLQIQRKHKARKKVTSVSLGFLLHCHRISWHLLDSSSRFHASRFSAASREPCLSSDGSLRPVSGMTVPPRGPGGQQNALSSNHTPSTTSSSSSFTAEMDEVDSFRLKRHSEDAISIAPSTTESSIVEDAYYASVRAELDSMAQDLEVESWSLAVDQPFLKKHSKETIKRQDVIYELIQTEMHHVRTLKIMLRVYVHGLREALQLDERSLDCLFPCLESLLDLHSRFLSRLRERRQETLEPGGERNYVIHRVADILTEQFSGEHGDWMKECYGAFCSRHSEAVTYYKEQLQSNKKFQNLIRKINTLSIVRRLGVPECILLVTQRITKYPVLVERLLQYTEAGTEEHEELDAALNLIKGVIVQVDARVDLCQRETRLKEIVSKMEPKPFSKIKDGHIFRKEDVLQGRRRLLHEGTVNWKAASGRLKDILAVLLTDVLLLLQEKDQRYVFSAVDGKPSVISLQKLIVREVAHEEKAMFLICASSNEPEMYEIHTSSKDERNTWITLIRQAVDSCPLTAEEIFSEEKDARLQRYREIQDCLTVKDTQITRALTEKQQLYAELAECAGGLEDSGARRRLLLRGDVLDLQQGEQLLKGAITEVENLQNLLFSGVKVPPLLDAQSSIVLPRRAGTFGGFDSTFSVLQKNGSVKKHSNGAGKSRDRSQRASSDPQLKEVCASQSLNESLLSISQEDAPSPTWNLTWSSSRFPQAEVYDRVLVLSQSLYSLQAIVSQQDSMIELQRASLGSAERQRGTDVLLEQEKQRNLEKQREEMARFQRIQAQQQQEQERWERERLKQRRQNEAEQTRLQERGDECRRLEERLAQERQELENQRQKYQQDLERLRESTRAVEKERERLEQQRKMKKRNTAPIRSTVYAQESASIPPV, encoded by the exons ATGGGACTGCAGATTCAGAGGAAGCACAAGGCTCGGAAAAAGGTCACGTCAGTCTCTTTGGGTTTCCTGCTCCACTGCCACCGGATAAGCTGGCATCTCCTGGACTCGTCCTCACGCTTTCACGCGTCTCGTTTCTCCGCAGCCTCCAGGGAGCCGTGCCTCTCCTCCGATGGATCCCTTCGCCCCGTTTCAGGCATGACGGTCCCGCCCAGAGGACCCGGCGGCCAGCAAAACGCGCTCAGCTCGAACCACACGCCCAGCACCACCAGCAGCTCCAG CTCCTTCACGGCAGAGATGGACGAAGTGGATTCATTCAGGCTAAAACGCCACTCTGAGGATGCCATCTCCATCGCCCCATCTACTACAGAGTCCAGCATAGTGGAAG ATGCGTACTACGCCAGCGTTCGAGCAGAGCTGGACTCCATGGCGCAGGACTTAGAGGTGGAGTCGTGGAGTTTGGCCGTGGATCAGCCGTTCCTAAAGAAACATTCCAAAGAGACGATCAAGAGGCAGGATGTTATATACG AACTGATCCAGACGGAGATGCACCACGTGCGAACGCTGAAGATAATGCTGCGCGTCTACGTTCACGGCCTGCGGGAGGCGCTGCAGCTGGACGAGCGCAGCCTGGACTGTTTGTTTCCGTGCCTGGAAAGCTTGCTGGATCTGCACAGCCGTTTCCTGTCCCGCCTCCGGGAACGCCGACAGGAGACGCTGGAACCGGGCGGCGAGCGCAACTACGTCATCCACAGAGTGGCCGACATCCTCACCGAACAG TTCTCAGGTGAGCACGGGGACTGGATGAAGGAATGCTACGGTGCGTTCTGCAGTCGGCACAGCGAAGCCGTCACCTACTACAAAGAGCAGCTGCAGAGCAACAAGAAGTTTCAGAACCTCATCAGG AAAATCAACACTCTGTCGATAGTGCGGCGGCTGGGCGTTCCCGAATGCATCCTCCTCGTGACCCAGCGCATCACGAAGTACCCCGTCCTGGTGGAGCGCCTGCTTCAGTACACAGAAG CCGGCACCGAGGAGCACGAGGAACTGGACGCGGCGCTCAACCTGATCAAGGGCGTGATCGTGCAGGTGGACGCCCGGGTCGACCTCTGCCAGAGAGAGACGCGCCTCAAAGAGATCGTCTCCAAGATGGAGCCCAAACCGTTCAGCAAGATCAAAGACGGTCACATATTCAGGAAGGAGGACGTGCTGCAGGGCAGGCGGAGGCTCCTGCACGAGGGCACCGTGAACTGGAAGGCTGCTTCCGGAAGGCTCAAGG ATATCCTCGCTGTACTGCTGACCGATGTGCTGTTGTTGCTACAAGAGAAGGATCAGAGATACGTTTTCTCAGCTGTG GACGGGAAGCCGTCGGTGATCTCCCTGCAGAAGCTGATCGTCAGGGAGGTGGCACACGAGGAGAAGGCCATGTTCCTCATCTGCGCCTCCTCCAACGAGCCCGAGATGTACGAGATACACACGTCGTCTAAAGACGAGCGCAACACCTGGATCACCCTCATCCGCCAGGCGGTCGACAG TTGTCCTCTTACAGCGGAGGAAATCTTCAGTGAGGAGAAGGACGCCAGACTGCAGCGCTACAGAGAAATTCAAG ATTGTCTGACTGTGAAGGACACTCAGATCACTCGGGCTCTAACAGAGAAGCAGCAGTTATACGCCGAGCTGGCCGAGTGTGCAGGAGGTCTGGAGGACTCAGGAGCTCGGCGTAGACTTCTGCTGAGAGGAGACGTCCTGGACCTCCAGCAGGGGGAGCAACTGCTCAAGGGAGCCATAACAGAGG TGGAGAATCTGCAGAACCTGCTTTTCTCGGGCGTGAAAGTTCCTCCACTGTTGGATGCCCAGAGCTCAATTGTGCTACCCAGGAGAGCGGGCACCTTCGGGGGCTTCGACAGTACCTTCAGCGTCCTGCAGAAGA ACGGCAGCGTGAAGAAGCACTCGAACGGAGCGGGGAAGTCCAGAGACAGGAGCCAGCGCGCCAGCTCAGATCCTCAGCTCAAAGAAGTCTGTGCCAGTCAGAGCCTCAACGAGTCG TTACTCTCCATCTCTCAGGAAGACGCGCCCTCACCGACCTGGAATCTGACCTGGTCCAGCTCCAGGTTCCCCCAAGCAGAG GTGTATGATCGAGTGCTGGTGCTCTCACAGAGTCTGTACAGTCTGCAG GCCATCGTCTCTCAGCAGGACAGCATGATCGAGCTGCAGCGGGCCTCCCTGGGTTCGGCGGAGCGTCAGCGGGGCACGGACGTGCTCCTGGAGCAGGAGAAGCAGCGGAACCTGGAGAAGCAGCGTGAGGAGATGGCTCGGTTCCAGCGCATCCAGgcgcagcagcagcaggagcaGGAGCGCTGGGAGCGCGAGCGTCTGAAGCAGCGCAGGCAGAACGAGGCCGAGCAGACCAGGCTGCAGGAGCGGGGGGACGAGTGCAGGAGGCTGGAGGAGAGGCTGGCCCAGGAGAGGCAGGAGCTGGAGAACCAGAGACAGAAGTACCAGCAGGACCTGGAGAGGCTGAGGGAGTCCACGCGGGCCGTGGAGAAGGAGCGGGAACGTCTCGAGCAGCAGAGGAAGATGAAGAAACGCAACACGGCGCCAATCAGGAGTACGGTGTACGCCCAGGAGTCAGCATCG attcCTCCAGTGTGA